GGGCACTCCTACCGGGTGCAGTCAGTAAGCCTGCGAGTGAGGCTGGAAAAGCTCCGGCCACCAGCAAATGGAAACGCCGCCTCCATCGCCATGTTCCTATTTTCCAATGGCTTCCATTCTACACCACGGAATGGGGAATCGATGATTTCATAGCCGGAATCACACTAGGACTAACGATTATCCCGGAGAGTATGGCCTGTGCCCTGTTGGCGGGTCTTCCGGCTCGATACGGTCTCTGTTCTGCCTTCATCGGCCCCTTGATATATATGATCTTTGGCTCCATCGACAAGGTCATTATAGGACCCACCAGCCTGGTGGCTCTGGTCAGTGTGCAATTCACCGTGGGACGACCCATCGAGTTTGCCTTCCTGCTCACCTTCCTCAGCGGAATAGTGCAGATCATTATGGGGATACTGCAGTTGGGTAAGTAATGTATATGCAATTTCAATCCAAAATCAAGACTCATTCTTCAAACAAATATTAGACCTAAGTATCAGCTGTTCTTCGTGTGATCTCACTTTAAATTGACTTAAGTGCGTCATGTGTATGTCCCATGAACTTGGCCACTGGCCGCGCCAATTGAATCGAAATAGATCCGCATTAGAGCTCACTTTAGGCCCCTAATTGAGAGAGCTTCGTGATAACTGTTATGCGGTTTCCCTTAGATTAGCACAATTTGTCTAAATTAACACTTCATTGGATTAGATTCGGGGTTTGCGGATTTGTTTGCGGAACTAGAAGTGACACGTGAAACTTTTGAGGGGGCAGGGTCTATTTATTTGAACAGCAATTGATCCGTGATTGTATAtgaaagttaattaaaaaacaaacaattctttatttatgtttttcagGATTTATCTTTGAGTTCATTTCGATGCCCGTGATCAAAGCCTTTTCCTCGGCCACTGCTATTCTGGTGATTGAATCTCAACTCAAGGTCCTTCTGGGAATAAAGTACTTAGTCGCGGGTCTCATGAACTCCGTGGGAATGCTGAGCTCCCGAATCGATGAGGCCAATATGGCTGATCTCACTGTTGGAGTTTGTGCCATTGTTTTCCTACTTTTGCTAGAGGTAAAACTACTCAAAAcctataaatttttataatattgaACATTCTTCTTTGCATAGTTACTCGATCGTGTGGCTCACaacgaaaagaaaaacaaagtcCTGAGAATATGTTGTCGCTATCTGTCTACCTCGAGGAATACTTTGATTGTTGTTATCGCCGCCATTGTGTCCTTTATTTGGATACGAAATACTGGCCACGTTCCCTATGCTCTCAGCAAAAATGCCTTGTCCACTTTGCCAAATTTTACTGTGCCCAGCTTGGATATTGTAACTCCAGAGAAGACTTATAGTTTTTGGGAAGTGTTGCGAGAACTGAACTTGGGAATCATAGTTATCCCTATTGTGGGGATATTGACGAACATTTCTATTGGAAAACTGAGTGAGTACATATGATAATGATTTTAGTGGAAGATTtacatttttgattttgcagCCCCCAAAGGACTAGTGGATACAAATCAAGAGCTCCTCACAGTCGGCCTTTGCAACATGTTTGGATCCTGCGTACAGGCCATGCCTTCTTCAGGAGCATTTACTCGATATGCCATTAGCACAGCCTGCGGTCTCAGGACTCCCATGGCCAACATGTATTTGGGtgagttggaaaaaaaaaatagtcagTGTCTAGAAGGGAAAAAATCATTGTCCTCCGCACAGGAATCATTGTGCTGCTGGCCCTGAGCTATCTCAGTCCGTACTTCAACTACATTCCGGAAGCCACGTTGGCAGCCATTCTGATATGTTCGATTTTCACGCTGCTGGACTTCCGGCTTCCCCTGAGATTGTGGCGCGACTCGAAGCGGGACTTTGCCACCTGGCTGCTGTGCTTCTGTGTCTGTGTCCTGTTCGGCGTCGAGGTGGGTCTGTTTGTGAGTATTGTGGTGACTGCCCTGCACCTGCTCTACCTGTGGGCACGTCCCGAGATCAAAGTGAAGATCGAGCAGCTGGACGAGATGCAGTACATCCGAGTCACTCCGGGCAACGGACTCTACTTCCCTGCCATTAACTATTTGCGGGAGAAAGTACTGAAGGCCTGTACTCAGGCGGAATTTAAAATCACGGTGGTGATAGACGGTCAACGGATTACCGGACTTGATTATACGGCGGCCCAGGGTATATCGAAGCTATCGAGCGATCTGTGCCGTCAGGCGGATGCAGCCAGTTCGACTTTGCTGATCCTCTACAGGATTCCCGAGCACCTGCAGCGACTAATCGACCACACGGATAACCTGGTCTTTTGCGAATCGGAGAATAAGGTGAAGGAGTTCCTCACCCAGGAGTCCCTTAGAAATGGTTACATCAACCTGCAAGAGCACATCCGGGCCTCCATCGATTTGGGCTATAAAATCGACATCGATTAGGAACGGATTTCCTTAAAACCACTCCGCTCCTCCGCTCCGTGCCTCCTAGCCTAGTTAGCCGtttgtgttatttatttaagtttaGTTTCGAGAAATTGTCGTCGCTggatggaaatggaaataaaagtGAAGAAGGAAAAGTGGAACAAATGCCTTGATGGCAGCAATTTATAAAGTGCCCCTCACCGAACTGACCTCTGGTCCTGAAACGGAGGGGTGCGAAGGAGATACAGAGAGGAGGAGAGCTGGATATATGCGGTGCCGCTGGCGACGCCGTCAATGATTGCCAAGCTAATGGATTTCTGTttactttttcacttagagcaggagctggagcaggagcaggagctggagctggagcaggagcagctggagcacaagaaaaaaacaacGTTTTGAAAAATAGCGTAAAAGAAATTAGAGGAAAAGCGAAAGCGCACAGCTAACTTTTCTAACCACTCACACACAGTCACACACAGAGAACACCCACAAGGTGAGCAAGGAGCTTGGGAAAAATGGACCAAGGAAACTCAGCTGAAAAGAAACTGCAAGAAATTAAACTAAAATCCTAGCGTTAAGTGGATCAAACGCAGTAAAAACAAACCATTTCCAAATCAAGTAAGAGTCTAACGAATAGTTTCAACtctatttttaattcaaaataaactgaaaataaaataaataaattagataATATGTATCTCTAACTATTTAATataactatttaatatttaatttattttagctAGGATAGAGCATTAGGTAGGAGCCCTTAAGTCCTCAGCAAGCCAAGTTAATTAGGtaaggttaaaaaaaaggcagaGAAGAAACAAGAGAGAGAAGGCTAGTTAGACAGAGAAACTAAGACCAGACCAAGTCCGGATTCTAAGTAGATTTCAAGCACTTGAGGCGGTGTAAATGAAATGCGGTGCTTTCCTCCGCCACTCGCTTCTGGAGCCTCGCAATCCAAGCCGTTGTTGATTGCATTGGCAAACGAAGTGAGCagatttaatgaaatttaaaacgCTGTCCGGAACTCGTTCAGATACGAGCCAACGAGGAGAGGGAAGCGGTTAGCCTAATGCAGATTTGCAAGGTGGCCAGGTCGAGTCCAGTTGAGGCCTTAAATCCAGGCCAGTGCAGATTTCCAGCCAAACAGCTCTGACTGTTAATTATTTCAATGGACTGTGTTTGCTCAGCTTTTCAACTTGGCTTGCGATTTTCTGCATTGTTGGGCTAATGAGATTTTTGCGCCACCACAGCGCAACTAGAGCGCGAAAAAAAGGtcagaaaattataattaatatgctAATCAATCTATTGATGGAGAAATCACTTAATGGTCGAAACCAATAACCATAAAAAGCGTAATATCCGTGTCCTCTGACCACGAAACCCAATATCATTCAAATTGCGGTCCGTGCAATCAAATTTTTCACACaccaaaaaatacttaaaaataaaaaaaaagagtggcCAAAAGCGCGGCTATTTTTGAGTAGCATACTTTTGCGGTGAAATCAAACTTGTTGACACAAACGGCAACTGCCACACAACCCGgttaataatttataaccCACCCAGCCACACCCCCATCGCGGCCGATAAACAAACATACGGCCTATACAACCTAAACCACATTTGTTCTGTTATTCCACTTTAGCGTCTGTTTATTGCCAAATGtgcaatattattttattttgcagcaatttcaatgcaaaattgaaataa
The Drosophila bipectinata strain 14024-0381.07 chromosome 3R, DbipHiC1v2, whole genome shotgun sequence DNA segment above includes these coding regions:
- the LOC108129347 gene encoding sodium-independent sulfate anion transporter; the protein is MYPQLETEAEAIENATARALLPGAVSKPASEAGKAPATSKWKRRLHRHVPIFQWLPFYTTEWGIDDFIAGITLGLTIIPESMACALLAGLPARYGLCSAFIGPLIYMIFGSIDKVIIGPTSLVALVSVQFTVGRPIEFAFLLTFLSGIVQIIMGILQLGFIFEFISMPVIKAFSSATAILVIESQLKVLLGIKYLVAGLMNSVGMLSSRIDEANMADLTVGVCAIVFLLLLELLDRVAHNEKKNKVLRICCRYLSTSRNTLIVVIAAIVSFIWIRNTGHVPYALSKNALSTLPNFTVPSLDIVTPEKTYSFWEVLRELNLGIIVIPIVGILTNISIGKLTPKGLVDTNQELLTVGLCNMFGSCVQAMPSSGAFTRYAISTACGLRTPMANMYLGIIVLLALSYLSPYFNYIPEATLAAILICSIFTLLDFRLPLRLWRDSKRDFATWLLCFCVCVLFGVEVGLFVSIVVTALHLLYLWARPEIKVKIEQLDEMQYIRVTPGNGLYFPAINYLREKVLKACTQAEFKITVVIDGQRITGLDYTAAQGISKLSSDLCRQADAASSTLLILYRIPEHLQRLIDHTDNLVFCESENKVKEFLTQESLRNGYINLQEHIRASIDLGYKIDID